ATGGCGCAAAGTCCCGTTTACCAGGATATCTACAAATCCCAGTTGGGCAAGGAGGAGGTCCTTCATGGCTGAGGCACCCGTCCGAAAAGATGCTTCGCCGGAAATCGGCCGGCCGCCCGGCCCTCCGATGGGCATGGGCATGCCGATGGGCGGCGGAGGCGCAGGCCGCGGCATGATGCCGAAGGTGCGCGCCAAAAATACCCGCGCCACCCTCGGGCGCATATGGCAATATTTGAGCCGGCAGCGCGCCGGGCTGATTTCGGTTTTCGTGCTGTCCATCGCCAGCTCGGGTCTCGCGCTGGCCGGACCGTATTTGATCGGCAAAGCGGTAGACGATTACGTCATTCCTCAGCAGGCTGCCGGACTTCTGCGGATATGTCTGCTTCTGCTCGTCGTCTATGCGTTCGGCAGCTTCGCGACCTGGCTTCAAGGTTATGTGATGGCCGGCGTCGCCCAGCATACCGTCATGGAGATGCGGCGCGATCTGTTTTCCCACCTGCAGAAACTTCGGCTCCGTTTTTTTGACGGCAAAACGCATGGGGAACTGATGAGCCGTACGACCAACGATATCGAAAACGTTTCGAACTCGCTGAGCCAAAGCGTGACCCAACTGATTGCCAGCTTCGTCACGCTCGCCGGATCGCTCGCCATGATGCTGGCGTTAAACGTATGGCTCACGGTCATCAGCCTCGTTACGGTCCCTCTCGTCACTCTGGTGACGGGGTTCATCTCGAAGCGCACCCGCCGGTTTTTCAAGGACCAGCAGCAGCATCTCGGGGAGCTGAACGGGTATATTGAGGAAACGGTGTCCGGCCAGAAGGTCGTGCAAATTTTTCGCCGGGAGCAGGCTTCGCTGCAGCAGTTCCACGACATTAATCTGAAACTCCGCGACTCGAGCGTGAAAGCGCAGGTGTTTTCCGGGACGATGGGACCGGTCATGAACGTGCTGAACAACTCCAGCTTTGCGCTGATCGCGGCAATCGGAGGCTGGATGGCGCTGAACGGCTGGACGACGATCGGGGTTATCGTGACGTTCCTTAACTATTCCCGCCAGCTCGGCCGCCCGATCAACGAGCTCGCCAACCAGTACAACATGATTCAATCGGGCATCGCGGGGGCTGAACGGGTGTTCGAGATTCTCGATACGGAGACGGAATATGAGGATCCCGGGGAAGGCCGGCAAGTAGCGGGCGTCGAGGGTGAAGTGATTTTCAAGGACGTCAGCTTCAGCTATAAAAAAGATTCGCCCGTGCTCCGCGATGTCACCTTCACTGCGCGTCCCGGCGATTGCGTCGCGCTGGTCGGTCCGACGGGCGCCGGGAAGACGACCATCGTCAATCTGCTGACGCGATTTTACGAAATCGACAGCGGTACGATTACGATTGACGGGACGGACATTCGCGACATGGACAAAAACAGCCTGAGAGGCCGGCTCGGCATCGTTTTGCAGGATGCGTACCTTTTCGTAGGTACGGTCCGCGAGAACATTCGCTACGGCCGGCTGGATGCCACGCCCGAAGAAGTCGAAGCCGCCGCGAAGCTGGCGGGCGCCGACAGCTTCATCGCCAAGCTGCCGCAGGGCTACGATACGGTGCTGACGGCCGAAGGCGGCAACCTGAGCCAGGGGCAGCGGCAGCTGCTGACGATCGCGCGGGCGATCCTCGCGAATCCGTCCGTCCTCATTCTCGACGAGGCGACCAGCAGCATCGATACGCGCACGGAGATGCATGTTCAAGCGGCGATGAACGTGCTGATGAAAGGGCGCACCAGCTTCGTCATCGCCCACCGGCTGAGCACGATCCGCGAGGCGGACATGATTCTGGTCATTAACGGCGGGCAGATTATCGAGCGGGGCACTCACGAGGAGCTGCTCGCACGGCAAGGTTTCTACGCCGAGCTGTACAACAGCCAATTCCGCAGGGTTATGTGAAGCAGGTAATGGCCACAACGTACTGACCGAGAGCGCCAAATCCCGCTCTCAGTCTCGCTTAGCGCTTGTTCCGGTGGCCGAGAGACGGTTTTTCCTCCTCTCGGCTCTTCCCGCCTCCCGCCGCGGCCCAATAACCGGGCCGAGAGCGCCCATTCCCGCTCTCAGTCTCGCTTGACGCTTGTTCCGGCGGCCGAGAGACGATTTTTCCTCCTCTCGGCCCTTCCCGCCGCATCTCTTCCTCAAGCCGCTCCCTACGCCGGGAGCGGCCTTTTTCCGCTTTGTCCCATTTTTTCATGGAGCGTTAGATATATTCCCCGGCTTGCCCACATATACATGCTGTAGATGCTTGTCAACGGGGTGAAAAAGTAATGAAAACCGCTCTCTCCCATCCTTTCGCCAAATGGATGACCGCCTTTCTGCTCGCCACGAGCACGACACTCATAGCCGGCTCGCTCCTGCAGCAGCCTTCCGGGCTTGGCGATCCCATTCCTTTCAAGGAGTCACCCGCCGCCGCCGTGCTGGCCCAGCTTACGGAGCCGGTGATGCCGGCCACAGAAAGCCCGCTGCCGCCCGCCGTGCCGGCGAAGCCCCTGGAGCGCCCCGCCCCCAAGCCGCTAAGCGACCGCATCGTTGAATACCACATGACCGTCGATCTGAACGCGGAGCACAAGAAGCTGGACGGCCAGCAAACGCTCACCTGGAGAAACCCCGGCGCAAAGCCAGTAAGCGAACTTTACTTTCATCTGTACCCGAATGCCTTCGCTTCGAAAAAAACGACGTTTATGAAGGAATCCGGGGGCCAGCTGCGGGGCGATAAAGCGAAGGAAGGCAGCTTCGGCGGCATGGAGCTTCTCTCCATGAAGACGCTGACCGGAGAAGACCTGCTGATCCGCGCCGAATACGTCCAGCCGGATGACGGCAACAAGGAGGACCGCACGCTGCTCAAGGTCACTTTGCCCAAGCCGGTGGCCCCCGGCGAGAAGCTGACGCTGCGGACCGATTTTACCGTACAGCTCCCTACCGTGTTTGCCCGCATGGGCTACCTGGACGACTTTATTATGGCCGGACAATGGTTCCCGAAAATCGCCGTCTATGAGCCGGCGGGAACAAGGGGGCGTGCGGAAGAAGGCTGGAGCATTCACCAGTATCACGGCAATTCCGAGTTTTACGCCGATTTCGGCATCTATGAAGTGAAGGTGAAAGTGCCTTCCAAATATACGGTCGCCGCGACGGGTTTCCCGACGAGACCTCCGGTCGACGACGGGCAATGGAAAACATACAGCTTCTACGCCGATGACGTGCACGATTTCGCCTGGTCCGCCTCGCCGAATTTCGTCTACGTCGAAGAGCCGTATGCGACTGCCAATTTGCCCGGGGTCAAAATCAAGCTGTACCTCGATCCGTCCCACGAAGCGCTCAAAACCCGCTACATGACCGCCGCCAAAAAAGCGCTCGCCCGCTACTCGCAGTGGTTCGGCAGCTACCCGTACTCGACGCTGTCGATCGTGGTTCCTCCGAAGGGGGGCAATGGCGCCGGGGGGATGGAATATCCGACGCTGATCACCAGTTGGGCCGCCGAGGAAGAGAAGCCCGATCTGGAACTGGAGCGCGTGCTCGTTCACGAAATCGGCCATCAGTTTTGGTACGGCATGGTGGCGTCGAACGAGTTCGAGGAAGCTTGGCTCGATGAAGGCTTCACCTCTTATGCCGAAGATAAGCTGATGGAGGCGGAATACGGCGTACGTCCGAACCTGCCGGTCGAGTCAAGTTACATTACCGCACCGGAGCCTCTCAAGCAGCTTGCCTGGAAGTACAAGGGACACGACGAGTATGCGGAAAACGTGTACACCCGAGCCAAGCTGGTGCTCAAATCGATCGAACGGCAGGTCGGCCCGGAGCTTATGGAACGCATCATGAAAAACTACTTCCAGCAGTGGAAATTCAAGCATCCCACTACGGCCGATTTTCAGCGCATCGTCGAGGATACGACGAAGGCGGGCTGGGACGACTTTTTCAAGCAATATGTATTCGGCGGCATGATGACGGACTTCGCGGTCGACGGCATCCGCGTGAAACCGCTGGAGCATGACGGTCTCACGCTTTACGAATCGAGCGTGCTTATTCGCAAGCTCGGCGGCAGCTACGGCCACGTTCCGATCGTATTCCATTTCGCCGACGGCTCGCAAACCGGCAAAGTGTGGGAAGGCACCGAGAGCGAAGTCATTTTCAAGCTGACGCACTCCTCCCCCGTCGACTGGGTCGCCATCGATCCCCATTATACGAACGTGCTCGAGAACAAACATATCAACAGCTTTATGAGAACGAACGTGGACCC
The window above is part of the Paenibacillus hamazuiensis genome. Proteins encoded here:
- a CDS encoding ABC transporter ATP-binding protein, producing the protein MGMGMPMGGGGAGRGMMPKVRAKNTRATLGRIWQYLSRQRAGLISVFVLSIASSGLALAGPYLIGKAVDDYVIPQQAAGLLRICLLLLVVYAFGSFATWLQGYVMAGVAQHTVMEMRRDLFSHLQKLRLRFFDGKTHGELMSRTTNDIENVSNSLSQSVTQLIASFVTLAGSLAMMLALNVWLTVISLVTVPLVTLVTGFISKRTRRFFKDQQQHLGELNGYIEETVSGQKVVQIFRREQASLQQFHDINLKLRDSSVKAQVFSGTMGPVMNVLNNSSFALIAAIGGWMALNGWTTIGVIVTFLNYSRQLGRPINELANQYNMIQSGIAGAERVFEILDTETEYEDPGEGRQVAGVEGEVIFKDVSFSYKKDSPVLRDVTFTARPGDCVALVGPTGAGKTTIVNLLTRFYEIDSGTITIDGTDIRDMDKNSLRGRLGIVLQDAYLFVGTVRENIRYGRLDATPEEVEAAAKLAGADSFIAKLPQGYDTVLTAEGGNLSQGQRQLLTIARAILANPSVLILDEATSSIDTRTEMHVQAAMNVLMKGRTSFVIAHRLSTIREADMILVINGGQIIERGTHEELLARQGFYAELYNSQFRRVM
- a CDS encoding M1 family metallopeptidase, translating into MKTALSHPFAKWMTAFLLATSTTLIAGSLLQQPSGLGDPIPFKESPAAAVLAQLTEPVMPATESPLPPAVPAKPLERPAPKPLSDRIVEYHMTVDLNAEHKKLDGQQTLTWRNPGAKPVSELYFHLYPNAFASKKTTFMKESGGQLRGDKAKEGSFGGMELLSMKTLTGEDLLIRAEYVQPDDGNKEDRTLLKVTLPKPVAPGEKLTLRTDFTVQLPTVFARMGYLDDFIMAGQWFPKIAVYEPAGTRGRAEEGWSIHQYHGNSEFYADFGIYEVKVKVPSKYTVAATGFPTRPPVDDGQWKTYSFYADDVHDFAWSASPNFVYVEEPYATANLPGVKIKLYLDPSHEALKTRYMTAAKKALARYSQWFGSYPYSTLSIVVPPKGGNGAGGMEYPTLITSWAAEEEKPDLELERVLVHEIGHQFWYGMVASNEFEEAWLDEGFTSYAEDKLMEAEYGVRPNLPVESSYITAPEPLKQLAWKYKGHDEYAENVYTRAKLVLKSIERQVGPELMERIMKNYFQQWKFKHPTTADFQRIVEDTTKAGWDDFFKQYVFGGMMTDFAVDGIRVKPLEHDGLTLYESSVLIRKLGGSYGHVPIVFHFADGSQTGKVWEGTESEVIFKLTHSSPVDWVAIDPHYTNVLENKHINSFMRTNVDPKLAMRWNLGSVKFIETLFGWVAW